The Pyrus communis chromosome 9, drPyrComm1.1, whole genome shotgun sequence genome has a segment encoding these proteins:
- the LOC137745207 gene encoding uncharacterized protein, with translation MKRELACVLEGQTPLADSVAGTQAESQTSPCVVYERLNRKRFKGTIVNGVIVYTRERRARINGGNGVSEGAEINGRKGSEKPRIEETPSHQLVECLVKDESNCNLEIPRCRHEGGSERSGPSCEEHDMEADLVEIVVKDEPNYHEGETDMKGGALRRFTRSALRPKFEPTVENASGSVPVEVISNIEGEDTVGVSMLTSPLKNKLELKMSKKIVVDRKPTTVKELFDTGLVDGVQVIYMGSKKAFGLRGTIKDGGILCSCILCNGGRVIPPSQFEIHACKTYRRAAQYICFENGRSLLDLLKSCRNASLHTLETTIQKFISSSPMEKYFTCKKCSVSFPPYCALGDGSLCYSCMEPKQPECSLTHERGNSLRSFIPVSISKSSKSAISKSRKSAISRSLKSTISKSSKSAISKPLGSAISTPLKNAVSKSPKSAPLYWSLKKKTQLNTRKSSTPVLISDPSKSCSPESSDYKSGWKITPKSSKSILISRSPSTSSVYFSSQKKSQWRITTKDQRLHKLVFEEGGLPDGTEVAYYARGQKLLVGYKKGFGIFCCCCNSEVSPSQFEAHAGWATRRKPYAYIYTSNGVSLHELAISLSRGRKYAAKDNDDLCIICADGGNLVLCDGCPRAFHRDCASLPSVPRGDWYCKFCQNMFQREKFVEHNENAVAAGRIDGIDPIEQITQRCIRIVKDIEAELTGCVLCRGYDFSKSGFGPRTIILCDQCEKEYHVGCLKKHKMANLKELPKGKWFCCADCSRIHSILQRLLTRGAEKLPDSHLDVIKKKMEANGLETVSGFDVRWRLISGKIASQECRFLLSKAVAIFHDCFDPIVDAESGRDLIPAMVYGRNVRSQEFGNMYCAILMVNSTVVSAGIIRVFGHEVAELPLVATSNGNHGKGYFQLLFSCIEKLLAFLNVKSIVLPAAEEAESIWTDKFGFTKMKPEQLTTYRRTCYQMVTFKGTSMLHKRVPECRVVST, from the exons ATGAAGCGGGAATTGGCTTGTGTTTTGGAGGGCCAAACTCCGCTCGCTGATTCAGTGGCTGGGACTCAGGCCGAGTCCCAGACGAGTCCGTGTGTTGTTTATGAGAGACTTAATCGTAAGAGGTTTAAGGGTACTATTGTGAATGGTGTGATTGTTTATACCCGAGAGAGAAGGGCTCGGATCAATGGCGGTAATGGGGTTTCGGAGGGGGCGGAGATAAATGGGCGGAAGGGCTCGGAAAAGCCGAGAATTGAGGAAACCCCTTCTCATCAATTAGTTGAATGTTTAGTTAAAGATGAGTCAAATTGCAATTTGGAGATACCCAGGTGTAGACATGAGGGTGGCAGTGAGCGGTCAGGGCCTTCGTGTGAGGAGCACGATATGGAAGCAGACTTGGTTGAAATTGTAGTTAAAGATGAGCCCAATTATCATGAGGGGGAAACAGATATGAAAGGCGGGGCATTGAGGCGGTTTACTCGATCAGCATTGAGACCCAAGTTTGAGCCTACTGTGGAAAATGCATCAGGGTCTGTGCCTGTTGAAGTGATTTCAAATATAGAGGGGGAAGATACAGTTGGAGTCAGCATGCTGACATCGCCACTGAAGAATAAGCTAGAATTGAAAATGTCAAAGAAGATTGTGGTGGACAGGAAACCTACAACAGTCAAAGAGCTCTTTGACACTGGCTTGGTTGATGGGGTGCAAGTGATTTACATGGGCAGCAAGAAG GCATTCGGTCTGCGGGGCACAATAAAGGATGGTGGAATTTTGTGTTCATGCATACTGTGCAACGGCGGCAGA GTTATTCCACCGTCCCAATTTGAGATTCATGCTTGTAAAACATACAGACGAGCAGCACAGTATATTTGTTTTGAGAATGGAAGGAGTCTGCTTGATCTCTTGAAGTCGTGCAGAAATGCTTCTTTGCATACATTGGAAACAACAATTCAGAAGTTCATCAGTTCTTCACCCATGGAGAAGTATTTTACTTGTAAAAAATGTAGTG TGTCTTTTCCTCCATACTGTGCTCTGGGTGATGGATCTCTTTGCTATTCTTGCATGGAGCCGAAGCAGCCTGAGTGCAGCCTAACTCATGAGAGAGGCAATAGTCTCAG ATCTTTCATACCTGTTTCAATCTCAAAGTCCTCCAAGAGTGCAATCTCAAAGTCCCGGAAAAGTGCAATCTCAAGGTCCCTGAAAAGTACAATCTCAAAGTCCTCGAAAAGTGCAATCTCAAAACCCTTGGGAAGTGCAATCTCAACTCCCCTGAAAAATGCAGTGTCAAAATCCCCCAAGAGTGCTCCACTCTATTGGTCACTGAAAAAGAAGACCCAGTTGAATACAAGAAA GTCATCAACACCAGTTTTGATCTCAGATCCCTCAAAGAGTTGTTCTCCAGAGAGTTCAGATTATAAGAGTGGATGGAAGATAACACCAAA ATCTTCAAAATCAATTCTAATCTCAAGGTCCCCTAGTACTTCTTCAGTGTATTTTTCTTCGCAGAAGAAAAGTCAGTGGAGGATTACAACAAA AGATCAGCGGCTGCATAAGTTGGTTTTCGAGGAAGGTGGATTGCCTGACGGAACAGAAGTAGCATATTATGCACGCGGACAG AAATTGCTAGTTGGTTACAAGAAAGGATTTGGAATATTTTGTTGTTGCTGCAACAGTGAG GTCAGCCCGTCACAGTTTGAGGCCCATGCAGGTTGGGCCACACGCAGGAAACC cTATGCATACATTTACACATCTAACGGAGTGTCTCTCCACGAGTTGGCTATATCTTTGTCAAGAGGTCGGAAATATGCAGCCAAGGATAATGATGACTTGTGCATCATTTGTGCCGATGGTGGGAACCTTGTGCTTTGTGATGGATGCCCTAGGGCCTTCCACAGAG ACTGTGCTTCTCTACCAAGTGTTCCTCGTGGTGACTGGTACTGTAAGTTTTGTCAAAATATGTTTCAAAGAGAAAAGTTtgtggaacataatgaaaatgcTGTCGCTGCTGGAAGGATTGATGGAATTGATCCTATAGAACAGATAACCCAAAGATGCATTCGTATTGTCAAAGACATAGAAGCTGAACTAACTGGATGCGTTTTATGTAG AGGTTATGATTTTAGCAAATCAGGATTTGGTCCACGAACTATTATACTTTGTGATCAG TGTGAGAAGGAATATCATGTTGGCTGTTTGAAGAAACATAAAATGGCAAATTTAAAG GAATTGCCAAAAGGGAAGTGGTTTTGTTGCGCAGACTGCAGTAGAATTCATTCTATTTTGCAAAGGTTGCTGACTAGAGGAGCTGAGAAGCTTCCTGACTCTCATTTGGATGTTataaagaagaagatggaggcaAACGGTTTGGAGACTGTCAGTGGGTTTGATGTGAGATGGAGACTCATTAGTGGCAAAATTGCTTCTCAGGAATGTCGTTTTTTACTTTCAAAGGCTGTTGCTATCTTCCAT GATTGTTTTGATCCTATAGTTGATGCAGAATCTGGGCGAGACCTTATTCCCGCCATGGTTTATGG aAGGAATGTTAGGAGCCAAGAATTTGGGAATATGTACTGTGCAATACTGATGGTCAA CTCGACTGTGGTATCAGCTGGAATTATACGTGTTTTTGGTCATGAAGTTGCTGAACTTCCTTTGGTTGCCACTAGTAATGGTAACCATGGCAAG GGCTACTTCCAACTATTGTTCTCCTGCATTGAAAAGCTGCTAGCTTTCTTGAATGTGAAAAGTATTGTGCTGCCGGCTGCGGAAGAAGCAGAATCCATATGGACCGATAAATTTGGTTTTACAAAAATGAAGCCGGAGCAG CTCACCACCTACCGAAGAACCTGCTACCAAATGGTGACATTCAAAGGAACGTCCATGCTACATAAAAGGGTTCCCGAGTGCCGGGTTGTAAGCACATGA